In Arthrobacter sp. SLBN-112, a genomic segment contains:
- the pknB gene encoding Stk1 family PASTA domain-containing Ser/Thr kinase — protein sequence MNESSRTPLHREDNLPVDNRRVLSGRYELGGLIGRGGMADVYRGTDTRLGRTVAIKLLRPDMARDPQFQARFKREAQAVAALNHPAIVAIFDTGEHLVHDGSAEDVRMPYIVMEFVEGKTLRDMIRAKEVTIDHAIDYCLGVLGALEYSHKAGIVHRDIKPANVMYCPGTNSVKVMDFGIARAIADSSATMTQTQAVVGTAQYLSPEQARGETVDARSDLYSAACLLYEMLTSRPPFVGDSPVSVAYQHVREIAEPPSSLNPDVSPALDTVIAKALQKNRDDRFQDAAAFRRALRAAKAGVAVPAVAASEAPTDPNDHVPDSQPRTEAFAASGTSFLDDAPTGRLAAAGMYDDASAGPLELADAHTAAEPLPLGLPPEREPSRRQKSRRRAWIATLVIFTLLVLAGAGLWLYETVNRPAPVAKVQIPSVAAMTESAALQTLYNANLRPKITRSQNDTVAKGTAIGTDPSAGASLDPGAEVVLNVSDGPSSVKIPDSLPGKTEAAARDILRQVGLVGAPSTTTANSATVPAGIVITSNPAPGQSVGVGTSVELVVSTGKVVVPELRGLSREEAEAALKGIGLVPLVVEVENSQVEPGKVTDQSDPVNAAVEQGKTITVVVAKAPAPAPSPSPTPGPTDTPTPKPTKKG from the coding sequence GTGAATGAGTCATCACGCACACCGTTGCACCGGGAGGACAACCTGCCGGTGGATAACCGGCGTGTCCTGAGCGGCCGCTACGAACTCGGCGGCCTTATTGGCCGCGGCGGCATGGCTGATGTCTACCGGGGAACCGATACCCGCCTCGGCAGGACGGTGGCCATCAAGCTGCTCCGCCCCGACATGGCCAGGGACCCCCAGTTCCAGGCACGGTTCAAGCGCGAGGCCCAGGCGGTGGCTGCCCTGAACCACCCGGCCATCGTTGCCATCTTCGATACCGGTGAACACCTGGTCCACGACGGCTCCGCCGAGGACGTGCGGATGCCCTACATCGTGATGGAATTCGTTGAGGGCAAGACCCTGCGCGATATGATCCGCGCCAAGGAAGTGACCATCGATCACGCCATCGATTACTGCCTGGGTGTCCTCGGGGCCCTGGAATACAGCCATAAGGCCGGGATCGTGCACCGGGACATCAAACCGGCCAACGTGATGTACTGCCCGGGTACCAATTCGGTGAAGGTGATGGACTTCGGCATCGCCCGGGCCATCGCTGACTCCTCCGCCACCATGACCCAGACCCAGGCGGTGGTCGGCACCGCGCAATACCTCTCTCCGGAGCAGGCCAGGGGCGAAACCGTCGACGCCCGCAGCGACCTCTACTCCGCCGCGTGCCTGCTCTATGAAATGCTGACATCCCGGCCGCCGTTCGTCGGGGACAGCCCGGTATCCGTGGCCTACCAGCATGTTCGGGAGATTGCCGAGCCACCCAGCAGCCTGAACCCCGACGTTTCTCCGGCACTGGACACGGTCATCGCCAAGGCCCTGCAGAAGAACCGCGATGACAGGTTCCAGGATGCCGCAGCCTTCCGGCGTGCCCTGCGGGCCGCGAAGGCCGGCGTAGCCGTGCCGGCCGTGGCGGCTTCGGAGGCGCCCACCGATCCCAACGATCACGTTCCGGACTCGCAGCCGCGCACCGAGGCTTTCGCTGCATCCGGCACAAGCTTCCTGGATGATGCTCCCACCGGACGGCTGGCTGCGGCCGGCATGTACGACGACGCCAGCGCCGGTCCGCTGGAACTGGCGGACGCGCACACAGCGGCTGAGCCCCTTCCGCTTGGCCTCCCTCCGGAACGCGAGCCAAGCCGGCGGCAGAAGTCACGTCGTCGTGCGTGGATTGCCACTCTGGTGATCTTCACCCTGCTTGTCCTGGCGGGAGCCGGCCTCTGGCTTTACGAAACGGTCAACCGGCCCGCACCCGTGGCCAAGGTGCAGATTCCCTCGGTGGCGGCCATGACGGAAAGTGCCGCGCTGCAGACGCTGTACAACGCGAACCTGCGTCCCAAGATCACGCGGTCGCAGAACGATACCGTGGCCAAGGGAACGGCCATCGGCACCGATCCTTCGGCAGGGGCGTCCCTGGATCCGGGTGCCGAGGTGGTCCTCAATGTTTCCGATGGGCCGAGCTCGGTGAAGATTCCGGACAGCCTGCCGGGCAAGACCGAGGCTGCCGCACGGGACATCCTTCGCCAGGTGGGCCTGGTGGGTGCACCGTCAACCACCACGGCCAACAGCGCCACGGTGCCCGCCGGGATTGTCATTACGTCGAACCCGGCCCCCGGGCAGAGCGTCGGGGTGGGCACCAGCGTCGAGCTGGTGGTCTCCACAGGCAAGGTAGTGGTTCCGGAACTGCGGGGCCTTTCACGCGAAGAGGCCGAGGCCGCGCTGAAGGGGATCGGCTTGGTCCCCTTGGTGGTGGAGGTGGAGAACTCCCAGGTGGAGCCGGGCAAGGTGACGGATCAAAGCGACCCCGTCAACGCCGCCGTCGAGCAGGGAAAGACCATCACGGTGGTGGTTGCGAAGGCTCCTGCCCCGGCGCCATCGCCGTCTCCGACGCCGGGCCCCACCGACACGCCCACGCCGAAGCCCACCAAGAAAGGCTGA
- a CDS encoding penicillin-binding protein 2, with translation MNQAIRHSWVAAIAMFALIFGAISYVQVVGADELKDNPWNKRAILQTYCNDRGSIIVGGTPVAESVESNSETCKFQRTYTQPELYAGLTGYFSQNYGATGLEQSMGAELAGNSDQLFLDRVGQLFLGNQPKGASVELTIDPQLQQLAYGLIPDGQRGSIVVTNPKTGAILAMVSKPSYNPNLVATQDPTAESTNINELVKVPGINLNQNVSGPTGALLAPGSVFKLVDTAAALASGKYNKDSVLPNPAEMPFDGIQYKLPNYAGGNCYTRDTATFAFALQQSCNTPFASIALDLGRNAIADQAKKFGLGEDVGDQLKLGHAQGNVFPDNLDAPGLAQSAIGQKDVRATPLQINMLTNAIANGGVQMAPSLVKTLRSPDLRVIDEPQPQQLRTSTTPEIAKQITDWMTSVVTDGIAKTAAVPGVQVAGKTGTAELGNGTNNSWFTGFAPADNPKVSVTIVMEGVDIYAGAKLTSPNAKKIFEAVLNK, from the coding sequence GTGAACCAGGCAATACGGCACTCATGGGTCGCCGCCATCGCAATGTTCGCCCTGATCTTCGGGGCTATCAGCTACGTACAGGTGGTGGGCGCCGACGAGCTCAAGGACAACCCCTGGAACAAGCGCGCCATCCTCCAGACCTACTGCAATGACCGGGGTTCGATCATTGTGGGCGGGACTCCGGTAGCGGAGTCGGTGGAGAGCAACTCGGAAACCTGCAAATTCCAGAGGACTTATACCCAGCCTGAGCTATACGCGGGGCTGACCGGGTACTTCTCACAGAATTACGGCGCCACCGGGCTGGAGCAGTCCATGGGCGCTGAACTGGCCGGGAACTCCGACCAGCTCTTCCTGGACCGTGTGGGCCAGCTCTTCCTGGGAAACCAGCCCAAGGGCGCTTCGGTGGAACTGACCATAGATCCGCAGCTCCAGCAGCTGGCCTACGGCCTCATCCCGGACGGCCAGCGCGGCTCGATCGTGGTCACCAACCCCAAGACCGGAGCCATCCTTGCCATGGTCTCCAAACCCTCGTACAACCCGAACCTCGTGGCCACGCAGGATCCAACCGCGGAAAGCACCAATATCAACGAACTGGTCAAGGTGCCGGGCATCAACCTGAACCAGAACGTCAGCGGCCCCACCGGCGCGCTGCTCGCCCCGGGATCGGTCTTCAAACTCGTGGACACGGCGGCGGCGCTTGCCTCGGGGAAGTACAACAAGGACAGCGTGCTGCCCAACCCCGCTGAAATGCCGTTTGACGGCATCCAGTACAAGCTGCCCAACTACGCCGGCGGCAACTGCTACACCAGGGACACGGCCACCTTCGCGTTCGCGCTGCAGCAGTCCTGCAACACGCCGTTCGCAAGCATTGCGTTGGACCTTGGCCGCAACGCCATCGCCGACCAGGCAAAGAAGTTCGGGCTTGGCGAGGACGTCGGGGACCAGCTGAAGCTGGGCCATGCCCAGGGCAACGTGTTCCCGGACAACCTGGATGCACCTGGCCTGGCCCAGTCGGCGATCGGCCAGAAGGATGTCCGTGCCACGCCCCTGCAGATCAACATGCTGACAAACGCCATCGCCAACGGCGGCGTCCAGATGGCACCCAGCCTCGTCAAGACCCTGCGTTCCCCTGACCTGCGCGTCATCGACGAACCACAGCCGCAGCAGCTGCGCACTTCCACCACCCCGGAGATCGCGAAGCAGATCACCGATTGGATGACCAGCGTAGTTACTGACGGTATCGCCAAGACGGCCGCCGTCCCGGGCGTCCAGGTCGCGGGTAAGACCGGCACTGCCGAACTCGGAAACGGAACCAACAACTCGTGGTTCACGGGGTTCGCCCCTGCTGACAACCCGAAGGTCAGCGTCACGATCGTCATGGAAGGCGTAGACATCTACGCGGGAGCAAAGCTGACCAGTCCCAACGCGAAGAAGATTTTTGAGGCGGTGTTGAATAAGTGA
- a CDS encoding aminodeoxychorismate/anthranilate synthase component II, protein MTTTKILVVDNYDSFVYTLVGYLQELGAETTVVRNDDVTLAEAIELAGARDGVLISPGPGNPAEAGVCIELIKWCGEHSVPMFGVCLGHQALAEAFGGTVTHAPELMHGKTSQVEHIGTSVFAGLPSPITATRYHSLAAVRESIPDVLEVTAQTASGVVMGLQHKTAPLCGVQFHPESVLTEGGYQMLGNWLESLGMKGAAARAAKLSPLIQH, encoded by the coding sequence ATGACCACAACCAAGATCCTCGTAGTGGATAACTATGACAGCTTCGTCTACACCCTGGTGGGCTACCTCCAGGAGCTCGGCGCCGAGACCACGGTGGTGCGGAACGACGACGTCACCCTTGCAGAGGCGATCGAACTCGCCGGCGCCAGGGACGGCGTCCTGATCTCACCCGGACCCGGCAACCCCGCCGAGGCAGGCGTCTGCATCGAGCTGATCAAGTGGTGCGGTGAACACAGTGTTCCGATGTTCGGAGTGTGCCTGGGCCACCAGGCACTGGCGGAAGCGTTCGGCGGCACCGTGACCCACGCCCCGGAGCTGATGCACGGCAAGACCTCCCAGGTGGAGCACATCGGCACCAGCGTGTTCGCCGGCCTCCCCTCCCCCATTACGGCCACCCGCTACCACTCGCTGGCAGCGGTCCGGGAATCCATCCCCGATGTCCTGGAGGTTACGGCACAAACCGCTTCCGGCGTGGTCATGGGACTGCAGCACAAGACCGCACCGCTCTGCGGCGTCCAGTTCCATCCCGAATCGGTCCTCACCGAGGGCGGGTACCAGATGCTCGGCAACTGGCTGGAGTCCCTGGGCATGAAGGGCGCCGCCGCGCGTGCGGCGAAGCTCAGCCCGCTCATCCAGCACTAA
- a CDS encoding PP2C family serine/threonine-protein phosphatase: MAVTEKPAPGSEPAERPLIMRYAARSDVGRIRSKNDDSAYVGRHLAVVADGMGGHAGGDVASAATVLDMIHLDRPDHGDDAGTILADEIQTANSLLSELVHINPKLAGMGTTVTALLLAQGKLHFAHIGDSRAYRLRDGEFKQISVDHTFVQRLIDEGRLRPEEAETHPHKNVLMRVLGDVDASPELDLDTLEARQGDRWLLCSDGLNYVAGHAVERTVRETKDLRECAETLVDLTLEAGSPDNVTVVVLDIVPETPDDVSTAAVDIIMPPGSKPAATASAGTAANPATPASDNIKQASAPTDAGAGDAGTAPTSPRSGDGDGDGDGDGDAKDADSSSTEPGGTDPHLGEHLSAEVLREELASRPHELVGAAASAAESGSIPTVAGRTVARRAATLLTHKAEPASDTADTLVPLRPRRWVAWSVAAAVVVVVGVGLWLGYAWTQTRYYVGEFDSRVAIYNGVSQRLGPIQLSSLEAVTDIRMDSLPPFSQQRVRQTVPANDLYDAQRIVKNLELTGSTSPEEECPKPSASATPPAPTDSAAPPPASGAPAPAPTAPSPSPTPTITCQGAK, from the coding sequence GTGGCCGTCACTGAAAAGCCCGCACCCGGATCCGAACCGGCGGAGCGGCCCCTCATCATGCGCTATGCAGCGCGTTCCGACGTGGGCCGGATCCGCTCCAAGAACGACGATTCCGCCTATGTGGGCCGCCACCTGGCAGTGGTCGCCGATGGCATGGGCGGGCATGCGGGAGGTGACGTTGCCTCCGCCGCCACCGTCCTGGACATGATCCACCTGGACCGGCCGGACCACGGGGACGATGCCGGCACCATCCTCGCCGACGAAATCCAGACCGCAAACTCCCTGCTCTCCGAACTGGTGCACATCAACCCCAAACTGGCGGGGATGGGCACCACCGTCACAGCCCTTTTGTTGGCGCAGGGGAAACTGCATTTCGCCCACATTGGCGATTCGCGCGCCTACCGGCTCCGCGACGGCGAATTCAAACAGATCAGCGTGGACCACACCTTTGTCCAGAGGCTGATCGACGAGGGCCGCCTCCGGCCTGAAGAAGCAGAAACCCACCCGCACAAAAACGTCCTGATGCGCGTCCTGGGTGATGTTGACGCCAGCCCCGAGCTTGACCTGGACACCCTGGAAGCACGCCAGGGCGACCGCTGGCTGCTGTGCTCGGACGGGCTCAACTACGTTGCAGGGCATGCCGTGGAACGGACAGTCCGGGAAACCAAGGACCTGCGCGAGTGCGCCGAAACCCTTGTTGACCTGACCCTTGAGGCCGGTTCCCCGGACAACGTCACCGTGGTGGTCCTGGACATCGTTCCGGAAACGCCCGACGACGTCAGCACGGCCGCCGTCGACATCATCATGCCGCCGGGCAGCAAGCCCGCTGCCACGGCAAGTGCCGGTACCGCCGCCAATCCGGCAACTCCCGCTTCGGACAATATCAAGCAGGCTTCCGCTCCAACGGATGCCGGTGCCGGCGACGCCGGGACGGCCCCCACGTCCCCGCGATCCGGAGACGGCGACGGCGACGGCGACGGCGACGGCGACGCCAAGGACGCGGACTCAAGCTCCACTGAACCTGGCGGCACAGACCCGCACCTGGGCGAACACCTGTCCGCCGAGGTCCTCCGCGAAGAACTCGCCTCCCGCCCGCATGAATTGGTGGGCGCGGCCGCTTCCGCCGCAGAATCCGGGTCCATCCCCACGGTTGCCGGACGCACCGTGGCAAGACGTGCAGCAACGCTGCTCACCCACAAAGCCGAACCCGCAAGCGACACAGCGGACACCCTTGTCCCCCTTCGGCCCCGCCGCTGGGTGGCGTGGTCCGTTGCGGCCGCCGTGGTGGTCGTGGTGGGGGTTGGCCTCTGGCTGGGTTACGCCTGGACGCAAACCCGTTATTACGTGGGCGAGTTCGACTCCCGGGTGGCCATCTACAACGGGGTTTCCCAGCGGTTGGGCCCCATCCAGCTGTCCTCCCTTGAAGCCGTGACGGATATCCGGATGGATTCCCTGCCGCCCTTCTCGCAGCAGCGCGTACGCCAGACGGTTCCGGCCAACGACCTCTACGACGCACAGCGGATCGTCAAGAACCTCGAGTTGACGGGCAGCACCTCACCGGAAGAGGAATGCCCCAAGCCGTCTGCGTCCGCCACGCCGCCCGCACCAACCGACAGTGCGGCTCCCCCGCCGGCATCAGGCGCCCCCGCTCCCGCACCGACGGCACCGTCACCTTCACCCACACCCACCATCACCTGCCAGGGGGCCAAATGA
- a CDS encoding FtsW/RodA/SpoVE family cell cycle protein, with amino-acid sequence MSQVSSAPKPRRNVELLLLVLALAVGVGANMLVGVDQQKAFDSDFWFQSSLLAAASLAFHGVLRFRAKYADPVILPLVVALNGLGLAMIHRLDPPGGDTGNNQLRWTLIAMAVAIAVIWFLKDHRVLRRFTFISLAASAVLLVLPLIPGISAGEILGARVWIRIGPMTFQPGEIAKITLAIFFAGYLSSNRDLILLAGRKVGPLQFPRFKDLGPMVAAWLVSIGVLVFQSDLGSSVLFFGLFIVMIYVATSRISWVVIGMALLLGGGLIASQVFSHVGLRIDGWLNAFTDQVYGRQYGGSFQIVEGLFGMANGGLVGTGLGQGRPDLVPFANSDMIIASLGEELGLIGLFAVVLMYLLLFTRGFRAALGTRDAFGKLLACGLSFAVALQCFVVIGGVTRLIPLTGLTTPFLAAGGSSLLANWIIVGLLLMISHTARGPVDTTPLSPSAGSESTGIDTPTEAVKHA; translated from the coding sequence ATGAGCCAGGTAAGCAGCGCCCCCAAGCCCCGTCGCAATGTTGAACTCCTGCTCCTGGTGCTGGCCCTGGCGGTCGGCGTTGGCGCCAACATGCTGGTGGGGGTGGACCAGCAGAAGGCCTTCGACTCCGATTTCTGGTTCCAGTCAAGCCTCCTGGCCGCAGCATCCCTGGCCTTTCACGGCGTCCTGCGATTCCGGGCTAAATATGCCGATCCGGTAATACTTCCACTTGTGGTCGCCCTTAACGGCCTCGGCCTGGCCATGATCCACCGCCTGGACCCTCCCGGCGGCGATACCGGGAACAACCAGCTCCGCTGGACGTTGATCGCCATGGCTGTGGCCATCGCCGTTATCTGGTTCCTGAAGGACCACCGGGTGTTGCGCCGGTTCACTTTCATTTCCCTGGCGGCCAGCGCCGTCCTGCTGGTGCTGCCCCTGATTCCGGGCATCAGCGCAGGTGAGATCCTCGGTGCCCGCGTATGGATCCGGATTGGTCCCATGACCTTCCAGCCCGGTGAGATCGCAAAGATCACCCTCGCCATCTTCTTTGCCGGGTATCTTTCCTCCAACCGGGACCTGATCCTGCTGGCAGGACGCAAGGTGGGGCCGCTGCAGTTCCCGCGGTTCAAGGACCTCGGTCCCATGGTCGCTGCCTGGCTGGTGAGCATCGGCGTGCTGGTTTTCCAGAGCGACCTCGGTTCCTCGGTCCTGTTCTTCGGCCTGTTCATCGTCATGATCTACGTGGCCACCAGCCGCATCAGCTGGGTGGTCATCGGCATGGCCCTGCTCCTGGGCGGCGGCCTCATCGCCTCACAGGTGTTCTCGCACGTGGGCCTGCGAATCGACGGCTGGCTCAATGCCTTCACCGACCAGGTTTACGGGCGCCAGTACGGCGGCAGCTTCCAGATCGTGGAGGGCCTCTTCGGCATGGCCAACGGCGGCCTGGTGGGTACCGGCCTGGGGCAGGGCCGCCCCGACCTGGTTCCGTTCGCCAACAGCGACATGATCATTGCTTCGCTGGGCGAGGAGCTGGGCCTGATCGGGCTCTTCGCGGTGGTCCTGATGTACCTGCTGCTGTTCACCCGCGGGTTCCGAGCCGCCCTGGGCACCCGGGACGCCTTTGGAAAGCTGCTGGCCTGTGGACTGTCCTTCGCGGTGGCACTTCAGTGCTTCGTGGTGATCGGCGGCGTCACGCGGCTCATCCCGCTGACCGGACTCACCACGCCGTTCCTGGCGGCCGGTGGCTCGTCGCTGCTGGCCAACTGGATAATCGTCGGGCTGCTCCTGATGATCTCGCATACGGCCCGGGGCCCGGTGGACACCACTCCGCTTTCACCGTCGGCCGGGTCGGAATCCACAGGCATTGATACTCCAACCGAGGCGGTGAAGCACGCGTGA
- a CDS encoding protein kinase, which produces MRPTTGITLGGRFQLTTRIAIGGMGEVWKAKDLVLGRIVAIKVLKEEYTGDPGFLQRFRAEARHTALLNHVGIANVFDYGEEEGSAYLVMELVPGQPLSSIIEHEQVLSPDRTLSMIAQTARALAVAHAQGLVHRDIKPGNLLITPDGRVKVTDFGIARLADQVPLTQTGQVMGTAQYLAPEQATGQTATGSSDIYSLGVIGYECLTGHRPFSGESQIAIALAQVNDAPPPLPESLPTPVRALLMSMLAKDPKNRPANAIKLAEAAEAIRNGDINAARAAVPGMLLFDAETGPITAPVDTATAPTGVIGAQDSAPTATSALPVLGAGAAGAAAGMAAGGHGPQGPLARANALAAERNWDREEETYDDGPADEPRRKGRSPWTWPLVALILLLLFALVGFLLNQVGLFSPAGNPTSGASTSSSPSASATPTRTTPSATPTQTRSTPTPTPTPTQDTVNVIPAAYLGKDYRQVQASLAGLGLQVTVLPQESTATPGTVLELNPTGTVPKGSLITVIYAAAPKPAPTTAAPTPAPTTSPVAGPTPISPLPTCAAGQTPPTCVP; this is translated from the coding sequence GTGAGGCCTACAACCGGAATCACCCTCGGCGGCAGATTCCAGCTGACCACGCGGATCGCGATAGGCGGCATGGGGGAAGTCTGGAAAGCCAAAGACCTCGTCCTGGGACGCATCGTCGCGATCAAGGTGCTGAAGGAGGAATATACCGGTGACCCGGGCTTCCTGCAGCGTTTCCGCGCCGAGGCCCGGCACACGGCCCTGCTGAACCACGTGGGCATCGCCAACGTCTTCGACTACGGCGAGGAGGAAGGCTCCGCCTACCTGGTCATGGAATTGGTCCCGGGGCAGCCGCTGAGCAGCATTATCGAACACGAACAGGTGCTCTCACCGGACCGTACGCTCTCGATGATCGCCCAGACCGCCCGGGCGTTGGCCGTCGCCCACGCCCAGGGACTTGTCCACCGCGACATCAAGCCCGGAAACCTGCTGATCACCCCCGACGGCCGGGTGAAGGTCACCGATTTCGGCATCGCCCGCCTCGCCGACCAGGTCCCCCTCACCCAGACGGGCCAGGTCATGGGGACAGCGCAGTACCTGGCGCCGGAGCAAGCCACGGGACAGACCGCCACCGGCTCGTCCGACATCTATTCGCTGGGCGTCATCGGTTACGAGTGCCTCACCGGCCACCGGCCCTTCTCCGGTGAATCGCAGATCGCCATCGCCCTGGCGCAGGTGAACGACGCACCGCCGCCGCTCCCGGAGTCCCTGCCCACCCCGGTCCGTGCACTCCTGATGTCCATGCTGGCCAAGGATCCCAAGAACCGCCCGGCCAACGCCATCAAGCTGGCCGAAGCCGCGGAGGCAATCCGGAACGGCGACATCAACGCAGCACGCGCCGCCGTCCCGGGCATGCTGCTGTTCGATGCCGAAACCGGACCCATCACGGCCCCGGTGGACACCGCTACGGCTCCCACCGGCGTGATCGGTGCGCAGGATTCCGCTCCTACCGCAACCTCGGCGTTGCCGGTCCTGGGTGCCGGCGCCGCCGGTGCCGCGGCAGGGATGGCAGCAGGCGGGCACGGCCCGCAGGGGCCGCTCGCCCGTGCCAACGCCTTGGCGGCAGAGCGGAACTGGGACCGGGAGGAGGAGACGTACGACGACGGCCCCGCCGATGAACCCCGGCGCAAGGGCCGCAGCCCCTGGACCTGGCCTTTGGTCGCCTTGATCCTGCTGCTCCTGTTCGCCCTGGTGGGCTTCCTGCTGAACCAGGTGGGTCTCTTCTCCCCGGCCGGCAACCCGACGTCCGGCGCCAGCACCAGCAGCAGTCCGTCCGCATCGGCCACCCCCACCCGCACCACCCCGTCGGCCACGCCTACGCAGACCCGCAGCACACCGACCCCCACACCGACGCCGACCCAGGACACTGTCAACGTGATCCCCGCGGCCTACCTGGGCAAGGATTACCGGCAGGTACAGGCTTCCCTCGCAGGATTGGGCCTCCAAGTGACGGTCCTGCCGCAGGAGAGCACCGCAACCCCGGGCACTGTCCTGGAGCTGAACCCCACCGGGACAGTGCCCAAGGGTTCGCTCATTACCGTGATCTACGCGGCAGCACCGAAACCGGCCCCCACCACGGCGGCACCAACGCCTGCGCCAACCACCTCGCCCGTGGCTGGGCCGACGCCCATCTCACCGCTTCCAACCTGCGCGGCCGGCCAAACGCCCCCAACCTGCGTTCCCTGA
- a CDS encoding DUF3662 and FHA domain-containing protein: MGLLDKVERGIEKAVRGVFSTGSKAQVEPVEIASRLRREVDHKALTVAAGRTLVPNVFDVQLSDDDFRRAQDWGTPLAEELCDVVINHVRSQDYILQGPVRISFRRDAGLRAGDFEIASSTEKSQGSADSAPAQARPNVPAAPSRQPSRLQPVLDIDGQRYSLNAPSIILGRSSEADIHIEDTGVSRRHLEIRTANGVTNAVDLGSTNGSYVNGQRVSGSTELTDGSTITMGRTKIIFRLLPANPGGRA; the protein is encoded by the coding sequence ATGGGTCTGCTGGACAAGGTCGAACGCGGCATTGAAAAGGCCGTCCGCGGTGTCTTCTCCACCGGTTCCAAAGCCCAGGTTGAGCCCGTGGAGATCGCCAGCAGGCTACGCCGCGAAGTGGACCACAAGGCCCTTACCGTGGCCGCCGGCCGTACACTGGTGCCCAACGTTTTTGACGTCCAGCTCAGTGATGACGATTTCCGGCGCGCGCAGGACTGGGGCACTCCCCTCGCCGAGGAACTCTGCGACGTCGTCATCAACCATGTCCGCAGCCAGGACTACATTCTCCAGGGCCCGGTCCGGATTTCCTTTCGACGGGACGCCGGGCTTCGCGCCGGTGACTTCGAGATCGCCTCCTCAACCGAAAAATCACAGGGCTCCGCGGATTCAGCCCCAGCCCAGGCGCGCCCCAACGTTCCGGCAGCACCGAGCCGGCAGCCGTCCAGGCTCCAGCCTGTGCTCGATATCGACGGCCAGCGTTATTCGCTGAATGCACCGTCCATCATCCTGGGCCGGTCCTCCGAGGCAGACATCCACATCGAGGACACCGGGGTTTCACGCCGCCACCTCGAAATCCGCACGGCCAACGGCGTAACGAATGCGGTGGACCTCGGATCCACCAACGGCAGCTACGTCAACGGGCAGAGGGTCTCCGGAAGCACCGAACTCACGGACGGCTCCACCATCACGATGGGACGGACAAAGATCATCTTCCGCCTGCTTCCTGCCAACCCGGGTGGCCGCGCATGA
- a CDS encoding FHA domain-containing protein, producing the protein MSDLTITALRFGFLLLLWVLIFSIVSAMRRDLMVGRKAAAGAPTARQVRRNPELAEPPQQPVKQQARQLVVVEGPLKGKTLPLAASPILLGRAQEATLVLEDDYASGRHARLFPQGSRWFIEDLGSTNGTYLGDQQLTRALPVEPGVPVRIGKTVIELRP; encoded by the coding sequence ATGAGCGACCTCACCATCACCGCGCTGCGGTTCGGCTTCCTGCTGCTCCTGTGGGTGCTCATCTTCAGCATCGTCTCGGCCATGCGCCGCGACCTCATGGTTGGCCGCAAAGCTGCGGCCGGGGCACCCACGGCACGCCAGGTGCGCCGGAACCCGGAATTGGCCGAGCCGCCGCAACAGCCCGTGAAGCAGCAGGCCCGGCAATTGGTGGTGGTGGAAGGCCCCCTCAAGGGCAAGACCCTTCCCCTGGCCGCCAGCCCCATCCTGCTTGGACGTGCCCAGGAAGCCACCCTGGTCCTGGAGGACGATTACGCCTCCGGCCGCCATGCAAGACTCTTCCCGCAGGGCAGCCGGTGGTTCATCGAGGATCTCGGCTCCACCAACGGAACTTATCTGGGAGACCAACAACTTACCCGTGCGTTGCCGGTTGAGCCAGGGGTACCCGTGAGAATCGGCAAGACGGTCATTGAATTGAGGCCGTAA